From Thermococcus sp.:
ACTCCTCTGGGCACATCTTCGCTTACTTTTGCTCTCGTCCTGACCTTTCCATGGTCGTTAAAGACTTCCACCTCGTCCCCCTCTTTAATCGCCCTTTCCTTGGCATCGGCCGGGCTGATGTAAAGGTGGGAGTCTATCATTCCATAGGTGTTGTGGTACTGGCTCGTAATCGTCATTCTGTAGGTGGGTGTGAGAAGCCTGAGGGGATATTTTCCGCTGAATCGCCTGTATCTCGGAAACAGACTTAGGCCCCTTTCAACGGCCCTCTGGGAGGAAAACTCGATTTTTCCGCTCGGAGTCTCCCACTTCCTCGGCCTTTTCGACACTTTGATGAAACCTTTCCTCCTTAACTCTTCCCAGCTTAGGCCGTTCAGCTCAAGGATTTTTCTTATAACCTCCTCATCGTTCTCATACAGGTAGGGATTTTTAATGCCCAACGCCCTCGCAAGCAGTCTCGTAACCTCGCTGTTGCTCTTCCCATGAAGCTTTGCGATGGGTTCGTTTAAAGCCACGTAGCGGTGGTAGTAGCTGTCGGCTATGTCCAGCCTCTCAAAGAAAGTGTTGGCAGGAAGAACAATGTCAGAGTATAGTGCCGTATCTGTCAGAAAGATGTCATGTGTGACGACGAAGACGTCGCTTTCAAGCAACGCTCTCCTCAGCCTTCTCTGGTTCGGTAGGCTCGCGAGGGGGTTTGAGTTGTATACATAAAGGAACTTAACCTCTCCCTTTTCGATGTATTCGGCAAGCTTCATCTGGGGGATTCTCTTCGCTGGCTTCGTCCTCAGGAATACCCCTTCCGCGTAGCTCTTGTCTATAGTTTTCATGTCGTAGATGAAACCGAAACGGTGACCGACTATAGCAGGGAGCATCGCTATGGCCCTGACTGCTTCACCCCCAGCTAAAGAACGCTGAAAGCCGTAGCCGATATGTATTACGCCCCTCTTTTCGGCGTATTCCCTGGCAAAGGTCTCTATCTCCTCAACGCTCAGGCCCGTCTCTTTACTTACATAATCAAGCGATAATGTTTTTACATAATTCTTGAATTCCTCAAAACCATAAACGTTCTCGCGGACAAAGGCTCTGTCGTAAAGTTCTTCTTTGATTATCACCTTGGCAACTCCCAAAGCGAGGAGAACGTCAGTATCGGGCCTTATCTGAAAGAACCTGTCGCTTCTCTTTGCGGTCTCGGTTCTAACCACGTCAACGGTCCATATTTCAAGACCTTTTCTCCTGGCCAGCATGAAACCGTGAAGGTTCGTCCAGAAGGCGTTTATCCCCCAGTAGACGATTAGCCTCTGATTTTTGAGCTCCTCTGGGTCGAGACCAACCGCCGTCCCGTAAACGTCCTTCAGCGCCTCCTGTCCGGCCCTGTCGCAGATTCCGTAATCAAGCATGGACGCGTTTAGATAGTGGAAGAGCCTGAGCGGAAAGGCGTAGTTCACAACACCCCTGTCGCCTGCGTATTGATAAACGAGAACGCTCTCGCTCCCATGCCTTTCAATTACATCCCTCAGCTTCCTAGCAACGAGGTCTATCGCCTCTTTCCAGCTTGCTTTTTTGAACTTTCCGCTTCCCCTCTCACCGGTTCGGATTAACGGTTTCCTTAGTCTGTCTTTTGAGTGGAACCACTTCGGGAGAAGGGCGCCCTTTGGACAAAGGAAGCCCGCGGTTATAGGGTGTTCGGGGTTACCCCTAACAATAAGCTTGCCGTTCTTCAGCTCGCTCACCATCGAGCAGGTATCGTAACAGTCGCGCATGCAGACGGAGAACATGGGCATCACAGTGAGAGTTTGACCCTGAGGGCAACCTCCCTCTCAATGAGAACCCTTCCTATCTCCTCTGGGAGAACGGCCATGTCCCACGCCTTAAAGGGCCCGTATTCTCTCATGTCCGGCCCGAGAATCGTAGGTAAATCGATGGTTATTATGTATGCTTCCTTGGGGGTTATCACATCCCGTGTCTTCTCCCCGGTATTCTCGGTTGCCGTGAGTTCTTTTTCGACTTCGATTTCGTCAACTTCCGGCAGTTCCTCCCTCTCAACGAAGGCCCTGAGGATTTTGAAAATCCTGAACTCCTCGGCGGTCATCTCGGTTGGCCTTCCTTCAACGGCGAGGTCTACTATCTTATGGAGGCGGAGCTTGATTATCTCCTTCACAAGCTCCTCGGCAATCCGGAGCTGGGCTAAGTAAAGTCTCTCCTCAACGTTTTCCCCCCTCTCACGGGAGCTTTCGGCGCTCAGTTTGAGGGCCTTGATTAGGCTATCGAACTCGCGGTAGAAGTCGCCGTCAAGTTCCGTTAACTCCACGCTGGAGAGCTCCTGCTCAAGCAACTCCCTGAGCTTGACGATGTCCATGGAACCACCTCGTAGAAAAGAAAAGGGAAATCATTCCTCAACGCGAGGTGCGAGCAGGAATACGAGCTTTCCTTCGTCCCTAATAAGGTACTCCATCTGGAGGGGCATCTCGTTTCCGAAGCGGAGGATGACCTCATCGGCCTTGCCTATGCCCTTAATCATGTCGCTGAGGTAACTGATGCCGTAGGCACTTCTGGTCTCCTCCTCGACCTCAAGGTCGAGTAAGCCCTCGTCCTCAAGGGTGAGCTTAATCTCCACCTCTTGAGTTTCGCCCTCAGCCTTCATTATGAACTCGTTCTCTGTTGCGATGAACTTTATAGCGTCGCTAACGAGTGAGGCATCTTTAACGGCCTCCTTGAGAACCTCTCCAAGGACGACGACCTTGGCCGTGAACGGAAGCTCCGGGAGTTCGAGCTCGAGCTCCTCAACGTCTATGAGCGGAAGGCGGAAGGTTCTCTTGGCTGTACCCTCGAAGGTTATTTCGAGGAAGTTCTCGTCGCCCTTCCTGAGGATGAGTGTGTCCTTGGCCTTTCCGCGCTTGAGTATCTTCTTGAACTGGTCCATGTTGATTCCAACGGTTTCTGGTTCCTCGACCTCGTACTTTGAGAATATGCTTTCCGGCAGGTTGAGGTCTATTAGGACAACCCTGCTTGGGTCCATGGCGCGCATGCTTATTCCTTCCTCTGTAAACTTGAAGGCGGCCTCGTCAATAAGGTTGCTAGCGGTCGCGATGAGGTCGGCAAACTCCTTGGCACCGTCAAAAACGACTTCAAACGGCATTTTCATCCCTCCAGTATTTTAAGCATGAGCCTAACCCTTTCTTTCCCACGGAATAAATAAGCTTTTCCGTTGTCGGTATCTGGTATTCTAAGGTATGCCTCCTCAAGCTCCCTAAGGGCCTTTTTTGCGAGTCTGATTAAGGTTTCTCTCTCAAGCTCGTTCACTCGTAGGCCCTCCACACGTAGCCACACTTGGTGCATTTATAGAATATCGTGCTCGGCTCATCTCCAGCCCTCGTCTGCATCTCCCACCAGTAGGCGGTATCGTTACCACACTTCGGACAGGTTACCTTCGTTGTCGGCAACGTCTTGACGTCCTGCTCAATAACGACTATTTCCTCATCAGGCTTGTGCTCGACTTTCTGGGTTATTCTTGTTTTAGCTCTGTCTTTTTCCTCATCAAAGGGCTCTTCATAGCCACAAACCCTACAAACCCAAACCTTTCTCTTCCTATCAGGGAGCATAAGGTTACCGCATTTGGGACAGAACTTCATAGACACCACCTCTCCAGCCGGGGGTTGGGTATGTGGGAGGAGAATAAAAAGTTTTGCCAGCATCCAAAAGAATTCTCGGATTTATTCCTTAATGTAAAATTCGACACTGACCGAAAGTGTCCTGTCCCTTGTTGATATACTCTTTACTATTTTATAGTGCCCGGGCGAAAGTCTGAGTTTGGTCAAATCTATCTTCTGGCTCCAGCTCTTTCCCGGCTCGAGCTGGACAGCTGACTGTATGAACATGATGTCGAGTTTTACCTTAACCCACTTACCGTTTTCCTCCCGGTAGAGCTCGAAGGGGTAGCCAACGGTCACGGTTTCGTTGCCATTGTTGACAACCGTTAATGTCATAGTATCTGTTGGGGAGTAGCTTTCCCTGTTGAGCTTCAGCTGGATAGGGGCATTTTTATCAAGGGAAGCCTCAGCCGAACCACTCGGCCCGAGAAACACATAACCCCCGACCAGGACTGCGATTATTAAAACCGCAAGCGCGACCCTTTTCATGGATACCACCAAAACAACTAATTGTCTAAGTAATTAACGCTTTCGTTCACTTCAACGTGATTTGAAGGGTTGATTTAAGATGAATGATTTGAGTTTCTTATTCCAGCCCCCTGATTTAACCCGCTTATTTTACGCGCACGGCTACGGTGC
This genomic window contains:
- a CDS encoding molybdopterin-dependent oxidoreductase; this translates as MPMFSVCMRDCYDTCSMVSELKNGKLIVRGNPEHPITAGFLCPKGALLPKWFHSKDRLRKPLIRTGERGSGKFKKASWKEAIDLVARKLRDVIERHGSESVLVYQYAGDRGVVNYAFPLRLFHYLNASMLDYGICDRAGQEALKDVYGTAVGLDPEELKNQRLIVYWGINAFWTNLHGFMLARRKGLEIWTVDVVRTETAKRSDRFFQIRPDTDVLLALGVAKVIIKEELYDRAFVRENVYGFEEFKNYVKTLSLDYVSKETGLSVEEIETFAREYAEKRGVIHIGYGFQRSLAGGEAVRAIAMLPAIVGHRFGFIYDMKTIDKSYAEGVFLRTKPAKRIPQMKLAEYIEKGEVKFLYVYNSNPLASLPNQRRLRRALLESDVFVVTHDIFLTDTALYSDIVLPANTFFERLDIADSYYHRYVALNEPIAKLHGKSNSEVTRLLARALGIKNPYLYENDEEVIRKILELNGLSWEELRRKGFIKVSKRPRKWETPSGKIEFSSQRAVERGLSLFPRYRRFSGKYPLRLLTPTYRMTITSQYHNTYGMIDSHLYISPADAKERAIKEGDEVEVFNDHGKVRTRAKVSEDVPRGVVLLYKAFWVSLLGWNVNFLTADETVQNYGNASAYHSTWVDVKKV
- a CDS encoding DNA polymerase sliding clamp, giving the protein MPFEVVFDGAKEFADLIATASNLIDEAAFKFTEEGISMRAMDPSRVVLIDLNLPESIFSKYEVEEPETVGINMDQFKKILKRGKAKDTLILRKGDENFLEITFEGTAKRTFRLPLIDVEELELELPELPFTAKVVVLGEVLKEAVKDASLVSDAIKFIATENEFIMKAEGETQEVEIKLTLEDEGLLDLEVEEETRSAYGISYLSDMIKGIGKADEVILRFGNEMPLQMEYLIRDEGKLVFLLAPRVEE
- a CDS encoding transcription factor S — protein: MKFCPKCGNLMLPDRKRKVWVCRVCGYEEPFDEEKDRAKTRITQKVEHKPDEEIVVIEQDVKTLPTTKVTCPKCGNDTAYWWEMQTRAGDEPSTIFYKCTKCGYVWRAYE
- a CDS encoding immunoglobulin-like domain-containing protein codes for the protein MKRVALAVLIIAVLVGGYVFLGPSGSAEASLDKNAPIQLKLNRESYSPTDTMTLTVVNNGNETVTVGYPFELYREENGKWVKVKLDIMFIQSAVQLEPGKSWSQKIDLTKLRLSPGHYKIVKSISTRDRTLSVSVEFYIKE